One genomic window of Salmo salar chromosome ssa12, Ssal_v3.1, whole genome shotgun sequence includes the following:
- the LOC106564244 gene encoding claudin-9 — translation MASTGLQLLGLLLAVMGWVGGALVCAAPLWRVSAFAGGEIVIAQVLWEGLWMTCLSQSTGQIQCKTYDSTLALPISAQVSRTLSVLSLLLCLFALLLGVAGAKCTKCLGEGAYSSKARLARVAGALFFFSGLLYLIPICWTAYAVVRDFYDPKVAAPLKRELGPALYLGWGAGVLLLVGGALLNAGSSPPAVRETPTFGGGGRSNPLPVVVEEKEYV, via the coding sequence ATGGCGTCCACAGGTCTGCAGCTACTTGGCCTCCTATTGGCCGTGATGGGCTGGGTGGGCGGGGCTCTCGTCTGCGCCGCCCCCTTGTGGCGAGTCTCCGCCTTCGCGGGCGGGGAGATCGTGATTGCCCAGGTTCTCTGGGAGGGGCTATGGATGACGTGTTTGTCCCAGAGTACGGGACAGATCCAGTGTAAGACTTACGACTCTACCCTGGCCCTCCCCATCTCAGCCCAGGTGTCCCGTACCCTCTCCgtgctctccctcctcctctgcctcttcGCACTCCTGCTTGGCGTGGCTGGGGCTAAGTGCACCAAGTGTCTAGGGGAAGGAGCATACTCGTCCAAGGCTAGGCTAGCCCGCGTGGCTGGGGCTCTGTTCTTCTTCTCTGGGCTGCTCTACCTGATACCCATCTGCTGGACGGCCTATGCCGTGGTCAGGGATTTTTACGATCCAAAAGTCGCCGCGCCGCTGAAGAGAGAGTTAGGCCCCGCCTTGTATCTAGGCTGGGGGGCGGGAGTTCTGCTGCTGGTGGGAGGGGCTCTGCTGAACGCAGGCTCCTCCCCTCCAGCGGTTAGGGAAACGCCTACTTTTGGGGGAGGTGGGAGGAGTAACCCACTGCCTGTGgtggtagaggagaaggagtATGTCTGA